From Candidatus Poribacteria bacterium:
TCTGTCGAAAATTGCGCCAGTTTGTGGCACTAAGATGTGTGATAATCATAGTATCCCTTAAATAAAATTAAATGCCAACATTGATTTGAATATGCCCTCTTTATTCTATCACAGAGAGTGTAGAATTCAGAGAACAAAATTATGTTTTTCGTCAAACAGTTCAGGCATTAAGGTTGTAGTTAACCCAAAATGGGCATACATGTCTGTTACAAAGTCATAAGCAATTTGATCAGGCGAAAAATTTGGAGACACAGTCTGTTTTGAAACAATAGGGTAGTCGGACTCGTAGACACGTCGCTCGTTCTCAAATATACCAAACTTCGGATTGCCTGGATGCCTACCCACCAGCAGAAAACCGTTGAGGTTGTGATATTCTTGTTGAACAATAATGGGAAAATTAATATTAGATGTTGTATAGATTGCCTTTACTAAACGTAGGAATGTGACTGGAAATTCACAAACGACATAAGGGTATAACCACTCTGAATCCCAAAACTTTTCATAGGTCGATATTTGCCATTGAAATACACTGTCAGACAATGGACATCGTAACTCAAGAAATCCATTGTTCAATAAGATTACTTCACCTTCACCAAAATTTAAACCACTAATTCCGTCAGGAATTGGTAAAACCTCTGGAATACCTGTGAAGCCAAAAGCACCCTTACGGACGTTTGGAGGGTTCCGTA
This genomic window contains:
- a CDS encoding tetratricopeptide repeat protein, whose amino-acid sequence is DAYHHRGLTYSSKGETDLSILDYNTVIDLDPNNSDAYFNRSFAYHVKGEIERARADYDKSMELRPKDSLGQGEIKGFLHSMKLRFDEAISGEPYYRIFAVPMTLVSDAVRTQEPEIHNLLRNPPNVRKGAFGFTGIPEVLPIPDGISGLNFGEGEVILLNNGFLELRCPLSDSVFQWQISTYEKFWDSEWLYPYVVCEFPVTFLRLVKAIYTTSNINFPIIVQQEYHNLNGFLLVGRHPGNPKFGIFENERRVYESDYPIVSKQTVSPNFSPDQIAYDFVTDMYAHFGLTTTLMPELFDEKHNFVL